CTGGTTCTAGAAACGGCGTCATTGGCGGCGGTGGGAAAATATGGAAACCAATCACCTTCTCAACTAAAGCAGGTAATTAAATTCCTTTCAGCGTCACCAGGGGTGTTAAGGTTACTGACAACGAAAGATGGCAATTGTGCGCTCCTCTACAACCTGTCATTTTGTAATGAAGTGGCATATGCGGTGCCTTCGAACCCGACTTTTAACTTAGACGGCCTCCGTTCATTCTACGATGATAATGCCGCTGCACTGTATAAGAACTTTTCTTACTCTTTGGAGCAGATCCAATGTAATGCTACAAACGAGACTCGGTTTTCTTTGGCGGTGGGATGCGATGACTGTGCCAGGGCATACAAACAGTGGTTATGCGCCGTAACAATCCCTCGGTGCGAAGACTTTTCAAGAACTAGCAGATTTCTCCAGGTTAGAAACGCTGGACAGAAGTTCATTAACGGAACCTCGCTCAGTGACAACCACACACTGCAGTTGAATACCTCGACGAATCGGTCCCGGAATTCGCTGATTGACAAAGAGATCCGACCGGGACCCTACAAGGAGATTCTTCCCTGTGAGGACACCTGCTACAACCTCGTCAAGAGCTGTCCCGCTGCTCTGGACTTTAGCTGCCCGCAGGGCAGATGGCTCACTTCCACGTACGGCAAACGCGGCCCCGACGATCTTGTCACCTGCAATTGGGTAGGCGCAGCGTACTTCATGGGTGGCGGAGATAAGATAAATCCTTTGCGGTCGGGTTTATTTGCACTTGTAACTGTTTGGCTTTCGTATTGGGCACTTGGCGGTTCGTGAACTCGTACCATACTACCATGATGTATAGCGTGGGCCATTAACCCTTTTTCGATTGGAACCTCATCATTTTGGTCAACTTTGTTCTGTTACTTGTGAGTGTCGTGTCATATATCCTTGTAACCTGATACCCTTGGCCAATATAAACCTTTCTGGTTACAGCTGTTTCCGTCGGTATAGCCACTGCCTATACTCAACTAGACATGTTATCTTCGGGCCAGGAAAGAGGATGGATAATTCTAATGAGAAGCGATTATCAATAGGGCACGAAGGAGAGACAACTTTTTAGGTTATGGCTACCTAAACATCATTAATTAGAGTATCGCCTCACAACCTATTAAGTGTAAGAGCAGGAAACAACGCCGGTCTACCATGGTATCGATTGAAGCGCCGTTGGTCAAGAGATCATATGCAACTACTTCCCAACAAGCAATTCGTATCTATTTGGCTCTTCGTGGAGTCGGAGTCCATACATTCTTCAGGTTCGATGAAGACGACTCTGTGGGCCGAGGAGTGTTCCCCATACGGTGTAATAGTTTTTGTGCTGCTGGAGTCAACAACTTAGTTGATCCACCTCCTCCCACTGTTGCTCTGCCAGGCGTACGCAATCCAAAGTCTAGCCGGGGGCTACTGGCGAAACGCGGCGTCATGGTGACTGGAGATTTAGTCTCTTGCGCAACTTTCTCGGCTCGTTTCTTTCTCGCAACGCGGTTTACTATGcgatgatggagatcttCGCGCCTTCGGTTCTCCTTGATTTGAAACGGATTTGGGGTTTTATCACCTGTACCCAACAATCGAAGGTCCTCTAAAAAGTCCGTATGACTGTCTTTCGACACGATATTTATTGGGTAATCtggttcatcttcatccacgAAGGCGTATCCATTCACTCGTGGCGTCTCACTCCCACTATAGCCCGCTTCTGAATTAGTAGGGCAGGGACGTCCGGCAATAGCATCCTTAATAGCAGAAATTGATGGCAAAGGCGGAAGCGCGCCTCCATCTTGTGCAGCTTGAAACCCCTCATCTGGTAGTCGGGTATTCTGACACACCACCCGCTTGGGCCCTGCCCTTGAGGACGCTTCTGCTTTCTGCTGGAGCGTCTCGAGAGTGTCTTCAACAGACGAGGGCATGAACATGAGAGAATTCTCCGATCTGGCCTTCCATGAGTCCGGTTTCGCGGGCCGAGAGTCAAGGTCCTTCTTAGTTGCTAGTTGCTTGTCTTGATAGGGATTAAGACCCTGTTCCTCGATTTGTTTGACTTCCCGTTGATAATGGGCAATCTGTCGCGCGGACGGGATCTTGTTGCCGCTCCAGATCCATGCATATTTTTCTCGACGTTTCGTATTTTGCTTGTCTAGCAGCTTGTTGAAGGACTCGTTATCTTCACTGGTATATTTCGCTTGGAACTCGAGCAGCCCGAGATTGGACAGGCTTGGAGCATTATTGTCTTTCAAATGCTGAGCGGGTGATGAAGAGGCCATGGATACGATTGACATTGGCGTATCCCCACCCCAACCCGAAGGAGTATCCCCTGCATGCCTGTCTTCTGTAGGGTTGGTTGTCATTGTGGGGCCCGATGAACCAGGGCGGTTCCGAGCTCTTTCCGGAGTCAACATCAAGTCGGTAAGTCTTTTCTTGGACGTAGCAATCCATTCTTTGTCCCTGGAGTCGATTGCTTCGAGGTACTCTTGCTTCACTTGCACCTCCAGAAGCCCCGGGAAGTAGTCTCGTGCAATGATGTCAGATAAGGTATTTGTATATACATCTTCGTTAAGGACAGTAGCAGGTCGTTTAATGCGTTTCggggggggaggagggggcaTTAGACTGGTTTCGGTATGGCGCTTAGCCAAAGCTTGCGATGTGGAAGACATTGCAGCGAAGGGTAACCGTGGGCCTAGAAAGATCAACGCAAATGAATATGACTTCGTTCAGCTAAAAAACCTGTTAAGAACATAATACTACATGGGTGGGATGTATAAGTGAACAACTGAATGTAGAACGGAGAAAGAGTGGCAGAGCTGAGGGTGAGGCGGTGAGCGTTGATAAGCAAGTGACGACATTTCAGGTCTCTCTATGGTTCGCTAGGAAATCCTCACGGTTCAATTATCTGGTCAAGTAACTTTTGCATATGACATAAAGTGTCCTATTGAACCAGGTACACGAAGAAACATACAATGGCTTGGTAGATGATGCTTTCACTTTTCCACTGTCCACCAAAATCCGGACAGAAAACCTCCGGACCAGTAAACCGCCCTCCTCTATATACCAGGGTCAATCCGTATTTGTCAACTGATGAACTTGTTAAGCAACAACGAAACGCATAAAAAGAACGATGCCTGCAAAGACCCAAatacaaagcaaagaaattTCGAGCGAATGCTATGCAACCAAAACCCATTCGCAGCCTTTTCCCAATTCTTTCATACCAGAAAAACACCTAACAGAAATTTTGTGTTCCTGTGGAAAAAGTAGCCGCTCAGAATGCAAAACGAAAGTCTCGAGTAAACGCAgatgagaaaagaacgagCATAGAAAGGCTAGCAATTGCAGGAAGAAATATTgaaaagaataacaataaagaagggaaagttGCAGAAAGAATAAATGAAAAGTCATCATGTCGTTGAAGAGATCTATCGGTGATTGATATGAAAGTGTGAAGGAGcaagataaaagaaaagaacattATGTCCAAGTTACGCTTCAGGACTAGAAATGGTGCAACTACAGCACGTTAGTGGAAGTTGCGGGAGACGGAAAGAGCGAGTACGATGATCTGCCCTTTCGCCGATGTGTTCCTCTGATAGGGAGTTCAGCCTTGGTCGCCTCTACTTCAGATGAGGATCTTGCCCGATCATGGATAGCAGGACCCGAATTTGGCATGAGCCCAGCAGATTCAAGAATCAAACTGCCATCAGCTCGAAAAGCAACCTGAGTCTCGATATCTCTTGCCAGGCTTTTCGTTTGACGATGATAAGACGGCTCCGGTTGTCCAGGCCCGGAGGGTAGAGAGTGATCGCCTGAGGTGGCTTGGTCTACCGTGGACAACTCTCGGCTATTTGCCAAGCTGTGCACAAGCTCCGGAACACTAGTGGTCGAGACGGAAGAACGGTGCTTGCGGACAATTGATGCCGCACGGGATAAGATTAGGCTCTCTTCAGAGTTGCATTTGCTGATCGGAGAGAAACTACTCCGGGGTGAGACAGGTTGTTCCATGGGTTGGATCACTCCTTGtgagcagaaggagaagtgCCGATCTGATTCAGCATCGCCTGCCAGGTACTCCTCATATAGGGTATCATGGGTCAAGTGTTTTCCCAAGGTCGATGGAAACATTGAAGAACTGACTGGTTGGAAATAATCACTGTTCCGCTGAGAGCCGCCTTCCTCAATTTCACAACTTGCGGTGGACGGAGTTAAGGATTCTTGCGCGCTGGGAAACGAAGGGGGCGGACTAGGCTCCAGATCCAATCTAGGAACTGTGGAAGTGCTCAAATGCGCGGCCGGGAGCAGGTGCATTTTGTTGGCTCCATTCACGGGATCGACCTGGGAACTCGTGATGCGGACGTCAATTGCGTCCTGTTGTGGTTCATCAAATGAATTACGAGCCCAGTCGAAGTTACAATTTGACTCTGCTGCATGCTCGTAACAGTAGTCAATGTCGGCATCCCAAGATTCATAGATGGTCTCATATGTTGCTCTTCGACGAACGGACGCTGTTCTCTTCACCGTTCCGCCTAGTCTTTGGCCGTGCTGCGGTGCCTCGGGCTGATGATGTTGAGGGAGCGTAGGAGAGCCGAGAGCCTCGGAAACCTTCTTCGACAATTCTTCAGTCACGTATACGGATAGATCAGACTTAGGCCTGACTACAGAGGTGCTCTGCAGCTCAGTTTCAGGTGAGCTTAGCTGAGACTGGGAACGCGAGTCCGTTTCCTCTATACTAGACGCCAAAGTTTCCCTTAAATGGGtagcctcctcttcctctggAAGGACATCAAGATCTGAGGACATGTTAGTGAATGACATAGACGAAGTTCTGAGACCAATCGTGTCTTTTTGAGCGTTGGGAATGATGGCCTGTCCAATGGTCGGTGAGAAGATGCTTTCAACGTTCATGTGGAGTAAACGGCGCTCTTGGgcttcgtcatcgtcgttTGAGTAGACATGTTCTGGATACGTTGATGGGGACGACAGACCCAGTATCTCGTCAATGGCACGAGGAGCTGGCTCAGATATTTCTGGAGATGCCGCCAACCCGGGCGGCGTAGTTGCACCGACTCTGGGATACGGCCGAGAAAAGTTCTCACAGACTCGTGACTCCCTTCTTAGCTTATCATCTTGCTGCTTGGGGCTCGCTGCTGACGACGATGTTCCTGGCGACCTAGGAGGGCTAATCGGAGCGGGAACAGTGTGGTCTCTTGCAATGCCTGTCCCGCAATTGGCGAGGTTTTCGGACGAGAAGTCACGAAAATGAAGATCTTCCGCGCGGATACCCTTTAGTCCTGTGACAGGTCTTTGAGAGGCACGGATGGCGGAGAATTCAGTGACCAGATCATTTTCCCGGGCCCCGTCAATCTCCTGGAAATGGGATGGACTCGTATGAGTTAGGTGGTGGAAGTCAAAGGGGTCCGAAATAAGATTTTTCAGTTGTTCATCTGCAATAGATTAGTTATGAGTACCAGATTGTGCCATTCGCGTAAAGGTGCGCTTACGAGCATCGCTCTGCCGCGACCTGTGGTGACGGCTGAAGAGGTCTGAGACCTCAAACCGGGATTTCTCGCGCTCcatttcatcctcttcatccagcGTGGCAAcaatattaaatttacttCCCTGGCGACGGAGGATACGGCTTCCGCGTGAGAAAAGTGATTTAGTCATACTCTCCTGCCGCTCTGAGCGGACGCCGGCCGAATAAGTCCGTTCATCTTGAGATGAGGGCAGCGAGGCAGCATCCATAGATGTCATGGAAGAGGCGGGGGAGCGGCGTGATGATGTGGTGGAAGTAGTTGTATTGCTCCGGGAACGACCGCTGAAGACAGACAAACGTTTGGGGCTTTGGGTGTGGGCAGTTGATCGAGAGCGGATATGAATTGAATGATCAGGAGCGTCATTGTTGGACACTCTGGTGTTGAGTTGCTCTGAATCCGCCATGGTTCGTGGGGCAGAGCTAGAGGCATGCATAGTAGACTGTTACCGCAGTCCAATTGGCGAGGTCGAATGGGGAGGAAATACAAGCTAATAGTCAAGCATGTAATTGCAGTATGCTGGTCCTGGCTAGGACCATGGTAGAAGATAAAAAGAGCGAATTAAACGGTGAAATAGGTAAAGCTGACTAGGGATCAGGAGCAACAGAACATGGCACCTCCAGGTGGAAGAGTTTCTGAAGTGTtttagatttagatttagattttaGGGGCAAGGCCACTCGGCGAGGAAAGACTGAATCATAAATTTGGGAGTTGGAAAATATGAAACGAAGCAACAATGGTcacaacagaagaagaatatgcAAGAAATAATGGGGAAGAGGCTCTAGTGAGTAAAAGGATCGTGATCGTGAATACAGAGAGGGATAATGGTATATAGGGGAGAATCTGAGTGAGGGATAGTAAAAGAAAGATGGTGGAGGTATAGAATCAATAGATAAAGAACGAAGCGGATCGATCAATAGTTAGTCAATGGATGGtctgggggaggaggagaatggcAAGGACAATAATAAAAGGAATTAAGGGAGGGAACTAACaattattagtatagttCGACGGTTAGAAAGGATGGAGAAAAAGTATCGAAAAcaatttaaaaaaaaaaaaagatttggGGGACGGATGTTAgttttactctttttttataaaatttttcgTTATTGATTTTATGTTCGTGCTGCTCATTATTTTGGTGTAATTTTGTATTTACTTTAGCTCCGGAGATTCCACGTTCTGACGGTTCCAAAAGGCACAgattgtactccgtacggagtaatttaatttatctcctcttttatttttcttcttcgagcttttttttggatttttttttttttgctccTTACAAAGCCGACAGTCAATTTTGTATGACatataactttataaataCATGAAAcgcaaaggagaaaaggaggggaagagaagagttgGTAGAAATGAAATTACTATGCGATGACGCACTGAACTCTGGGGTACTAACAAAATGTGTATTTTATATCTGTCTACCTACTTGTTTGGTAATGATCCTAGAAGtgttctttaatttattgaTATCCCACAATAGAGGACGAGGAAACCTCcaaaaaaggaggaggagaagaatcAAAGGGAAAAGGACAAGGTAAAAGGCCGGGTACCGCTCACCG
This Aspergillus flavus chromosome 1, complete sequence DNA region includes the following protein-coding sequences:
- a CDS encoding nuclear protein produces the protein MSSTSQALAKRHTETSLMPPPPPPKRIKRPATVLNEDVYTNTLSDIIARDYFPGLLEVQVKQEYLEAIDSRDKEWIATSKKRLTDLMLTPERARNRPGSSGPTMTTNPTEDRHAGDTPSGWGGDTPMSIVSMASSSPAQHLKDNNAPSLSNLGLLEFQAKYTSEDNESFNKLLDKQNTKRREKYAWIWSGNKIPSARQIAHYQREVKQIEEQGLNPYQDKQLATKKDLDSRPAKPDSWKARSENSLMFMPSSVEDTLETLQQKAEASSRAGPKRVVCQNTRLPDEGFQAAQDGGALPPLPSISAIKDAIAGRPCPTNSEAGYSGSETPRVNGYAFVDEDEPDYPINIVSKDSHTDFLEDLRLLGTGDKTPNPFQIKENRRREDLHHRIVNRVARKKRAEKVAQETKSPVTMTPRFASSPRLDFGLRTPGRATVGGGGSTKLLTPAAQKLLHRMGNTPRPTESSSSNLKNVWTPTPRRAK